AACCTTCTTCTTGCATTAATAACGGTACATCGTAAATGGTAGACGCATCTATACTTTGTATAACCGCCTCTCTTTTTACATTACAAAATAATGCCAATTTATCTTTTATCTCGTTAGAAATCTCATGCTCTGTTCTGCACACCAAAATATCGGCTTTAATACCGCTTTCCATCAATGTTTTTACAGAGTGTTGTGTAGGTTTCGTCTTTAACTCGCCCGCAGCCGACAAATAAGGCACCAAGGTTAAATGAATAACAATGGCATTGTTATCACCAAGCTCCCAAAGTAGTTGACGAACCGCTTCTATGTAAGGCAGTGATTCTATATCCCCTACTGTACCACCAATTTCGGTGATGATAATATCGTACTCGCCACTATTACCAAGCAATTGAACACGTTCTTTAATTTCGTTGGTAATGTGTGGTACTACCTGTACCGTCTTACCTAAAAATTCTCCTCTACGCTCTTTTTCAATAACGCTTTGGTAAATTCTACCGGTAGTAACATTGTTTGCTTGTGAAGTTCTAACATTTAGAAAACGTTCGTAGTGCCCTAAATCTAGATCTGTTTCCGCACCATCATCAGTTACGTAACATTCGCCATGCTCATAAGGATTTAAGGTTCCTGGATCTACATTAATGTATGGATCCAGCTTTTGAATAGTAGTTTTGTAGCCGCGAGATTGCAGTAATTTCGCCAAAGATGCAGCAATAATGCCTTTTCCTAATGATGAAGTAACGCCTCCCGTAACGAAGATGTATTTGGTTTGTGCCATGTATAGAATTCTATATTACGGGGCACAAAGTTACAAATTGAGGATTGAACTTAACGGGTTTCCTTAGGAAAATGTTTCTGTATTTTTCGAATTATCGATTCTAAGCCATTTGTTTTGATTTCAAGCATAGAACGTAATAATTCTCCTAATTTCCCATCAGGAAATCCTTTTTGCTGAAACCATACCAAATAGGGCTCTGGTAAATCTATTAAATACTTACCCTTATACTTACCAAATGGCATTCGGTAATGTGCTAATTCTATTAATTTTTCCTTATCAGGATTTATTTCCATTTTTAAATCTAAAAAAATTATCTTTAAGAAATCAACAAATCAAATAACATGAAACGAAGAAATTTTATTGGCACCTCAGCCGCTGCCTCTGTCGGATTCTTAACTACCTCTGCTGCAATGGCAAACAATAAAAATATCGACCCTAACGATAAATTAAAATACAATATAAACCATAGTGTATGTTATTGGTGCTATGGAACCATCCCTTTCGAAGATTTTCTTAAAAATTTAGTAGCGCTGGATATTCGTTCTATAGACCTAGTTGGTCCAGATGAATTTCCACTCTTAAAAAAATATAACATTCACGCTTCTATGTGTTGGGGTGCTGGCATGGGAATTGAAAAAGGCTGGAACGACCTTTCTTTACATGAAGAATTAATAAAAGATTACGAACGAGTAATTCCTTTAGTTGCAGAAGCAGGCTACACCAACCTCATTTGCTTTAGTGGCAATAGAAACGGAATGAACGATTTAGTTGGCTTACGCAACTGTGCCCTAGGTTTAAAAAAGTTAATGCCTTTGGCTGAAAAGCATGGAGTAGTTCTACAAATGGAACTCTTGAACAGTAAGGTAGACCATAAAGATTATATGTGCGATACTTCTGAATGGGGAGTTTCTCTTTGCCAGGCAATTGGTTCTGAAAACTTTAAACTTTTGTATGATATCTACCACATGCAAATAATGGAGGGTGATATTATTAGAAACATTGAAGACTACCATCAGTATTACGGACACTACCATACAGGCGGAAATCCTGGTAGACACGAAATTGATGAAACACAAGAAATTTTCTACCCCGCGGTAATGAAAGCCATTTTAAAAACTGGATACACAGGTCATGTAGCGCAAGAATTTATTCCTAGTTGGGATGATAAATTAGCTGCCTTAAAACAAGGAGTGACTATTTGTGATGTGTAATTCACATGAGTACTAAAAATTAAAAAGCACTTATTATTGAAGTGCTTTTTTTATACCCTAAACTTAAAGGCTTATTATTTTAAAGCAGCTTCAATTTCTTTCACCCATCTTTCTTGAACAGGTAAATTTCTAGAATAGTTAGTTTCCGAATCGTACTTATTTTGAAAATCGTTCAATTGACGAAGTGTAGCATGGTATATTTCACGAACTTCTTCTTTTACGTTATCGGAAAAAGTGGCATTGGCTAATTGTGCTCTAAATTTACGAGCGTACAGTTCTGTAATATCAAAATGTAATTGTTCATGCAACAAAGTAACATCAGTACATATTTTAGGTTTGTACCATGACTTTGTTGGATAAAAGTAAGCATAGACATTATATGTTATCTTAAGTTCATCGTGCTCGTAATATGTAAAAAAATTATAACTAAGACCGCTAGCTGTTGTTGCAGCAGCACCTGACGAAATTGGCACCTTGCCTTTAAAATCTGCCCAGGTAAATCTAAAATCTGAAGACCATTCCACTTCCTCTTGACCCTGAACAGTTAGCATACTAAACACGACCAATAAAACTACAACAAGATATGTTCTATTTATAAATCCCAATGATAGGTAATTACTTTTTCTATGTCTGGATGCAAACTATAGAGTACAGGACACGTATTTGCCGTATGCTCTAAAATTTTTCTATTCTTATCTGATATCTTTCCTGGTAAACGAACTTCTACTTCTATTTTAGAAATTCTTCTTGGTGAGGCTACCATGTGTTTGGTAACGGATGCCGTAGTACCTTTTATATCTACTTCTAATCCGTTTGCCTTAATACCCATCATGGTCAACATACAACTTGCTAAACCTGTTGCAACGGTATCGGTCGGTGAAAATGCCTGCCCTAATCCGTTGTTATCCACTGGCGCATCGGTTACAAAGGAATCGTTCGATTTTACATGAACACATTCCGTTCTTAACTCTCCGTTGTACGTTACTTTTGATGTCATTCTACTCTAATGTTTTAATTCTTAAATCGTCCATCATCATTATGTAAGATGACTGATTATAGTATCCTGAGACACCTTTACGCTCATAATTGAACTTATTACCATTGTATTCCGTTTCACCTATAAATCTAGAAACATCAATTAAATCGTTTTTATAAGCCAATTTCAATAACAAATCATACATAAGGTCAAATCCCCTTACGGCATATCTATCAGGTTCATCTCCAAAACGTTTTATGTAGCGGTCAACAAAAGAATTATTGGTAACCATACGATTAACCGAAGGATATGTAAACTTTAAATTCGATAAATGTGTGTTAGAAATAACATCATTCTCAAAAGCAGAATTCATATCAGTTGTAAACATACGCACACTAACTTTATCTTTACCAACTAAAGGATCAAAAGCGCTGTTATGAAATGAATTTAAAATAGAGACCACACTGGATATTAATTTGTAATTGTCCGATTCTACAAATACCCAATTAGGAACTTTATCCGAAAGTAAGGTCTGTAATTTATCTCTATTAATACCTATATTTTTTTCTTCTTCTTTTACTACTACAACTTTAGCAGAAGGAAATCTTTTTAAAATTGCTTCCTTTTCATTTTTGTTTTCTTCATCTGCAATAATCAATATAGTTTCTTCTAAATGGTTAGCGTCAACATAATCTAGCATATGTTTTAACAATATCGCATCGTCAGTATATGAAAAGAAAACATTATTTAAACTTATATCGCTTTTAGCACGAACTGGCGCAACCACAGGAACATTAAATTTAGAGGCCTGTACCGCAGTTTCTTTTAAAGAAGGGACGTCTAAAGGTCCAAAGACCGCACTATAAGCACCAAGCTGCTCATTTTGTAAAATTTGCTTAGTTTTTACTAAATCTAATTGATTGTCAAACGTTTTTACATCAATAGAAATACCCAAAGACTTTATGGAATCTATGGCTACTAAGGCACCGGAATAAAGGCCTAAACTAACCGTCATATCTTTTCTTAGGTCAATTGTTTTTTCCGAAACCTCCTTATCTGCTAAATTTACCTTATCTAATCTAAAAGGCAACAAGAATAACACTTTTGGAACAATTGCAACGTTAAGGCTATCTACTAAACTTATCTTATCTATTACAAGTGCATTTTTAACTTCAAAATCTCCAACTTTATCTTTTGGCAATTTTAAAACCATACCTGCTTTTAGACCCTCTTTTAAATCAGGATTCAATTGAACTATTTCAGCCCAGGTCATTCCAAATTTTCTAGTTAACCTAAACTCATTTTGCTTTGGTTTAACCTCATAGAAAATGTAATTATCCGTGTTAATTTCTCCAGTTTCTACTTTTTGTTCGGGAATACGAATAACCATACCTTCTTTAAGTCCGCCACGCTCCGTAATTTCTGGATTTAAACGAACAATTTCATCTGATTTTACTCCGAATTCTTGCTCTAATCGATAAAAATTCATCTTAGGTGGTACCGTGTAAGACGTGTATAACTGTGTAACTTGATTTTGAACACTACTACCGGCTATTTTAGGCATTAACAACTCAAAACCTTCGGAAAGGTAATTGGTAGTTTTAGATAAACTAGGATTTAAAACCAACATGCTATCTATAGTTATACCATATTTATGGGCAATACTCCACCTTGTTTCTTTTGCGGCAACAATATACTTCTCTAACTCATCTTCATTAAGTACCGTCTTTTGTATTAATGGAACTTTATATTTAGGAATACGCAATTCCATCTTCTTTTGCAATGAAGACGCGTATAACTGAGTATTATACTTCTTAAGTTCCTCTTCGGTAATTTTATATTGTTGGGTAATTCCGAAAATTGTTTCTCTTTTCTTTACCCTGTGTGTAGTAAAACCAAAAGGTTCTCTAGCTACAATTGAATCTTTATGATCACTTTTTTTAACATCAGAAGTAGGCTTAGTTGAACTATTAGCAGTCTTTTTACCCGGCACCACTAAAATGGTATTAACCCTTAATGCCTGTCCTTGCTTAATTTCCTTATTATACTGAAGAATATTTGCAGGCGTTACTCCATACATTTTAGAAATACTTTCTAACGTTTCTCCTTGTTTTACTTCGTGAGTATTAAACTTTTGGGCCAATGCCGTACACGAGACCAAAAGGCAAAATGAACCAATGATGTAAATTTTATTAAATATATATTTCATACTATTCCCATTCTATTGTTGCTGGCGGCTTTGAACTTATATCATATACGACACGATTTACCCCAGGGACTTTATTAATGATATCATTTGATGTTTTTTGTAAAAACTCGTATGGCAGATTCACCCAATCAGCAGTCATACCATCTGTACTTTCTACAGCTCTAAGCGCAACACATTTTTCGTAGGTACGCTCATCGCCCATAACACCAACACTATTTACAGGTAGTAACATGGCACCTGCTTGCCATACTTTATCGTATAAATCCCATTTTTTTAATCCGTCTATAAAAATAGCATCTACCTCTTGCAAAATAGCTACTTTCTCTGGTGTGATATCTCCAAGAATACGAATTGCCAAACCAGGACCTGGAAAAGGATGTCTACCCAATAATGCCTTGTCGATACCCAAGCTTGCTCCCACTCTTCTTACTTCATCCTTAAACAACATCTTCAAAGGCTCTACCACCTTCAATTTCATGAAATCTGGCAAACCGCCTACATTATGGTGACTTTTAATGGTTTGTGACGGACCCCCGGTTGCCGAAACAGACTCTATAACGTCTGGATAAATAGTACCCTGTGCCAGCCATTTTGCATTTTCTACCAAATGCGATTCATCATCAAAAACCTCTATAAATACGCGACCAATTGTTTTTCTTTTCGTTTCTGGATCACTTTCACCAGCTAGATCATCCAAAAAACGTGCCGAAGCATCTACACCTTTCACATTTAAGCCCATACCTTCGTATTGCTTCAATACATCTGTAAACTCGTTCTTTCTCAAAAGTCCGTTATTTACAAATATACAATGCAAGTTTTTACCTATTGCCTTATGCAATAATACCGCTGCAACAGAAGAGTCTACTCCGCCAGACAATCCTAAGATTACCTTTTCATCACCAATTTTTTCTTTTAGCTCCGCTACCGTTTTATCAACAAAAGCATCGGGTGTCCAAGTTTGTTCCATTCCGGCAATATTTACCAAAAAGTTCTCCAGAACCTGTTTTCCGTCTTTAGAGTGATATACTTCTGGGTGAAATTGTATTGCATACGTTTCTTCTCCTATAAACTTAAAGGCTGCATTTTCCACATCATGGGTGCTTGCCAATAGGGTTGTATTCTCAGGCAGATGCTTAATAGTATCAGCATGGCTCATCCATACTTGACTGCCTGTACTTACTTTATCAAAAAATGGTTCGTTTTCCTTAATAAAACTAAGGTTGGCACGGCCATATTCTCTAGTATTGGATTTTTCTACACTACCACCGTGAAAATGTGCTAAATATTGTGCACCATAACAAACACCCAATAATGGTTTTTTACCGCGAATTTCAGACAGGTCTGGATGCACTGCATCGTCTCCTCTAACTGACAATGGAGATCCCGAAAGTATCACCGCATTATACTCAGAAAGGTCTTGTGGTAGTTTATTATAAGGTTTAATTTCGGAGAAAATATTTAGCTCACGCACACGTCTACCAATCAATTGAGTGTATTGAGAACCAAAATCTAATATTAGGACTTTATTTTGCATGGGCAAAAATAGCAAATTGACAGTTCTTGAAAAGTATCTTTTAGTTATATTTAAATTGGATTTTAAAATTTTTTTATGAAACAAGTAAGTGCAATTATTTTTGGGGTAGCAATTGTTATCGCTGCCTATTTTTTAGGCAATGCCTATGTACAAAGAGCAAGTCCGCCTCAAATTATCTCTGTAACGGGTTTAGGGAATGAAAATTTCACCTCCGACCTCATTGTTTGGGATGGTCAATTTTCTACCAATAGTACAGTTTTAAAGACTGCTTTTGACCAATTAAATAATGATAAAGAAATTGTTCGTACCTATTTGATATCAAAAGGTATTGATGCAAATAGTATTATTTTTAATAGTGTACAGACTATTGAACAGCGCGATAACCAATATGAAAATGGAAATTATGTTGGCAGCATTTTCCGGGGATATCAATTAATACAAACTTTAAATATTGAATCTGAGAATGTTGCACTTATAGAAAATGTATCTCGAGAAATAACCGAACTATTAAATAAAGGTGTGCAATTTAACTCGTCTCCACCACGGTATTATTACACAAAATTAGCCGACCTAAAAATTGAAATGATATCTAAAGCAACTGAAGATGCAAGAATTCGTGCGGAAAAAATAGCTGAAAATGCCGGTAGCAATTTAGGTGACTTAGTATCTGCTAATATGGGAGTTTTTCAAATAACAGGTCAAAATTCTGGTGAAGACTACAGTTGGGGTGGTGCTTATAACACTTCTTCTAAAAATAAAACCGCATCAATTACCATGCGTCTAGAGTATAAAGTAAAGTAATAGTACTACTTTGATCAAATGTATTTATTGATCTGGGAAAGAAGAATTTATAACTAGCATACTTGGTTAAAAAAAATGTATTTAAATATAAAAGCCCGGTAATCACCCG
The genomic region above belongs to Maribacter hydrothermalis and contains:
- a CDS encoding DUF3820 family protein: MEINPDKEKLIELAHYRMPFGKYKGKYLIDLPEPYLVWFQQKGFPDGKLGELLRSMLEIKTNGLESIIRKIQKHFPKETR
- a CDS encoding hydroxypyruvate isomerase family protein yields the protein MKRRNFIGTSAAASVGFLTTSAAMANNKNIDPNDKLKYNINHSVCYWCYGTIPFEDFLKNLVALDIRSIDLVGPDEFPLLKKYNIHASMCWGAGMGIEKGWNDLSLHEELIKDYERVIPLVAEAGYTNLICFSGNRNGMNDLVGLRNCALGLKKLMPLAEKHGVVLQMELLNSKVDHKDYMCDTSEWGVSLCQAIGSENFKLLYDIYHMQIMEGDIIRNIEDYHQYYGHYHTGGNPGRHEIDETQEIFYPAVMKAILKTGYTGHVAQEFIPSWDDKLAALKQGVTICDV
- a CDS encoding DUF922 domain-containing protein encodes the protein MLTVQGQEEVEWSSDFRFTWADFKGKVPISSGAAATTASGLSYNFFTYYEHDELKITYNVYAYFYPTKSWYKPKICTDVTLLHEQLHFDITELYARKFRAQLANATFSDNVKEEVREIYHATLRQLNDFQNKYDSETNYSRNLPVQERWVKEIEAALK
- a CDS encoding OsmC family protein, whose protein sequence is MTSKVTYNGELRTECVHVKSNDSFVTDAPVDNNGLGQAFSPTDTVATGLASCMLTMMGIKANGLEVDIKGTTASVTKHMVASPRRISKIEVEVRLPGKISDKNRKILEHTANTCPVLYSLHPDIEKVITYHWDL
- a CDS encoding LysM peptidoglycan-binding domain-containing protein — encoded protein: MKYIFNKIYIIGSFCLLVSCTALAQKFNTHEVKQGETLESISKMYGVTPANILQYNKEIKQGQALRVNTILVVPGKKTANSSTKPTSDVKKSDHKDSIVAREPFGFTTHRVKKRETIFGITQQYKITEEELKKYNTQLYASSLQKKMELRIPKYKVPLIQKTVLNEDELEKYIVAAKETRWSIAHKYGITIDSMLVLNPSLSKTTNYLSEGFELLMPKIAGSSVQNQVTQLYTSYTVPPKMNFYRLEQEFGVKSDEIVRLNPEITERGGLKEGMVIRIPEQKVETGEINTDNYIFYEVKPKQNEFRLTRKFGMTWAEIVQLNPDLKEGLKAGMVLKLPKDKVGDFEVKNALVIDKISLVDSLNVAIVPKVLFLLPFRLDKVNLADKEVSEKTIDLRKDMTVSLGLYSGALVAIDSIKSLGISIDVKTFDNQLDLVKTKQILQNEQLGAYSAVFGPLDVPSLKETAVQASKFNVPVVAPVRAKSDISLNNVFFSYTDDAILLKHMLDYVDANHLEETILIIADEENKNEKEAILKRFPSAKVVVVKEEEKNIGINRDKLQTLLSDKVPNWVFVESDNYKLISSVVSILNSFHNSAFDPLVGKDKVSVRMFTTDMNSAFENDVISNTHLSNLKFTYPSVNRMVTNNSFVDRYIKRFGDEPDRYAVRGFDLMYDLLLKLAYKNDLIDVSRFIGETEYNGNKFNYERKGVSGYYNQSSYIMMMDDLRIKTLE
- the guaA gene encoding glutamine-hydrolyzing GMP synthase — encoded protein: MQNKVLILDFGSQYTQLIGRRVRELNIFSEIKPYNKLPQDLSEYNAVILSGSPLSVRGDDAVHPDLSEIRGKKPLLGVCYGAQYLAHFHGGSVEKSNTREYGRANLSFIKENEPFFDKVSTGSQVWMSHADTIKHLPENTTLLASTHDVENAAFKFIGEETYAIQFHPEVYHSKDGKQVLENFLVNIAGMEQTWTPDAFVDKTVAELKEKIGDEKVILGLSGGVDSSVAAVLLHKAIGKNLHCIFVNNGLLRKNEFTDVLKQYEGMGLNVKGVDASARFLDDLAGESDPETKRKTIGRVFIEVFDDESHLVENAKWLAQGTIYPDVIESVSATGGPSQTIKSHHNVGGLPDFMKLKVVEPLKMLFKDEVRRVGASLGIDKALLGRHPFPGPGLAIRILGDITPEKVAILQEVDAIFIDGLKKWDLYDKVWQAGAMLLPVNSVGVMGDERTYEKCVALRAVESTDGMTADWVNLPYEFLQKTSNDIINKVPGVNRVVYDISSKPPATIEWE
- a CDS encoding SIMPL domain-containing protein; translated protein: MKQVSAIIFGVAIVIAAYFLGNAYVQRASPPQIISVTGLGNENFTSDLIVWDGQFSTNSTVLKTAFDQLNNDKEIVRTYLISKGIDANSIIFNSVQTIEQRDNQYENGNYVGSIFRGYQLIQTLNIESENVALIENVSREITELLNKGVQFNSSPPRYYYTKLADLKIEMISKATEDARIRAEKIAENAGSNLGDLVSANMGVFQITGQNSGEDYSWGGAYNTSSKNKTASITMRLEYKVK